GCCACCGGGGATCGTCCGATCGAATTCCCGGCGTTCTCGGTTGATTTCGAAAACCGCCCCCTCTTGTTCCAGGAAGCCGTATCGGTCATGAAAAAAGTATGGAGCGAGAGCTTCTCGACGATCCGGTCGCAGCGGATCGACCTGTTGCACGGAGGGGACCTGCTGCCGAAACCGCGTCTGGGGGATATTCCGATGCTGGTTACGGGCCACAGCTCGCAGTCGGTCGAATGGATTGCCCAAAATAGCGACGGCTGGCTGTATTATCCCCGCAATGTGAAATTTCAGGCGGAACTGATTAAAAATTGGCGCTCGCTGACCGACGAGTTTAAGCCGTTCAGCCAATCGCTCTATATCGACTTAACGGAAGACCCGAATCATCCGCCGATCCCGATTCATCTGGGGTTCCGAATCGGGCGAAATCCGCTGATCGAGTTTATTCATTTCCTGAAGAATGTAGGCGTCAACCACGTGATCATCAACTTGAAATACGGCCATCGTCCGGCCGAAGAAGTGATCGAAGAACTGGGGGAAGAGGTGCTTCCGCATTTCCCGGCGTTAACCCCCGAGCCGCAAGAAAATGCGTGAGGATGGGAGTGGCTGATATGAAGGTGTTGACGATCGTCTCGCATCCCAGACGAGAATCGCTTACGTTTTCCATCGCCGATCGATTCGTTCAAGGACTTGCCGATGCCGGACATGAAGTTGAAATCGCGGACTTGTACGGGGAGGAATTCGATCCGCGAGTCTTTGAAAAAGACGAACCCGATTGGGACGACCCCCGGAAGCGTTATTCCGCGCGCGTTCAAGCCGAGATCGAAAGGCTGAAACGGAACGACGGACTCGCGTTTATCTTCCCGGTATGGTGGTATTCCTTGCCTGCCATGACGAAAGGTTATATCGACCGGACGTGGAACTACGGTTTCGCTTACGGCGGATCGCGTCTTCCGCACCGAAAAGTCTTATGGATTCCGCTAGTCGGGGAGACGGAAGCCAGCTTGAAGAAACGCAATTTCGACACCATGATCGCCCATTATCTGAATGTCGGTCTGGCCGGATATACGGGCATCGCCCAATCGGAAGTGGCCTTTTTGTACAATACGCTGGCCGAAGATATGGACAACGAGGATGAAATC
This genomic window from Paenibacillus thermoaerophilus contains:
- a CDS encoding LLM class oxidoreductase; the protein is MNKFANHKGYSRMFKEDHLTLGLFFPLEAYSGSIPEMDIEKQVKLAKRAEELNFAALFVRDVPLHDPNFGDVGQIYDPWAYLGYIAAHTKNIALGTASIILTLRHPLHIAKAAASIDHLSSERLVLGVATGDRPIEFPAFSVDFENRPLLFQEAVSVMKKVWSESFSTIRSQRIDLLHGGDLLPKPRLGDIPMLVTGHSSQSVEWIAQNSDGWLYYPRNVKFQAELIKNWRSLTDEFKPFSQSLYIDLTEDPNHPPIPIHLGFRIGRNPLIEFIHFLKNVGVNHVIINLKYGHRPAEEVIEELGEEVLPHFPALTPEPQENA
- a CDS encoding NAD(P)H oxidoreductase, which codes for MKVLTIVSHPRRESLTFSIADRFVQGLADAGHEVEIADLYGEEFDPRVFEKDEPDWDDPRKRYSARVQAEIERLKRNDGLAFIFPVWWYSLPAMTKGYIDRTWNYGFAYGGSRLPHRKVLWIPLVGETEASLKKRNFDTMIAHYLNVGLAGYTGIAQSEVAFLYNTLAEDMDNEDEINKHYESLFQRAYELGLTYGDSAGNPGADSPGRRN